A part of Halogeometricum sp. S3BR5-2 genomic DNA contains:
- a CDS encoding multicopper oxidase domain-containing protein, protein MKGEIGAPGDGISRRQFLAATGSTGVAAAAGCLTSSTPTVTKVDPAGAAAQVASDLPTTGRPEVVDLEERGNHVTLRAVNAVHHVHPGETMNGPITLPVVWAWQADDGTPSVPGPILRVTEGQEFSVTLDNTGMDMPHTFHVHGLRKTWENDGVPTTTGVTVEPGQKHTYEFTANVAGTHLYHCHYQTPRHMDMGMYGVLRVEPEGYERADKEYYMTVKEWDTRLSRQYGGEDVVYDITGRQMDTFTVNGKSAPATFHPETGSPLIVDPGDTVRIHWVNGGFQAHPMHLHNHRFRVVEKDGSPIPEAMQIEQDVVNVAPAERYTIEFEADADPGIYLVHCHKVDHVRNGSSYPGGMLTAVVYTPVMDTDLFKRVMAYAGYEA, encoded by the coding sequence ATGAAGGGTGAAATCGGTGCTCCCGGGGACGGAATCTCGCGACGACAGTTCCTCGCCGCGACGGGGTCGACGGGCGTGGCCGCCGCGGCCGGGTGTCTGACCAGTTCGACGCCGACGGTCACGAAGGTGGACCCGGCGGGGGCCGCGGCGCAGGTCGCGAGCGACCTCCCGACGACCGGACGGCCGGAGGTGGTCGACCTCGAAGAACGGGGCAACCACGTGACGCTGAGAGCGGTGAACGCGGTGCACCACGTGCACCCGGGCGAGACGATGAACGGACCCATCACACTCCCCGTCGTGTGGGCGTGGCAGGCCGACGACGGGACGCCGTCGGTGCCGGGACCCATCCTCCGGGTCACGGAGGGACAGGAGTTCAGCGTCACCCTCGACAACACGGGGATGGACATGCCGCACACGTTCCACGTCCACGGCCTGCGGAAGACGTGGGAGAACGACGGCGTGCCGACGACGACGGGCGTCACCGTCGAACCCGGGCAGAAGCACACCTACGAGTTCACGGCCAACGTGGCGGGGACGCACCTGTACCACTGCCACTACCAGACGCCGCGGCACATGGACATGGGGATGTACGGCGTCCTGCGGGTCGAACCCGAGGGGTACGAGCGCGCCGACAAGGAGTACTACATGACGGTCAAGGAGTGGGACACGCGCCTCTCGCGGCAGTACGGCGGCGAGGACGTCGTCTACGACATCACCGGTCGACAGATGGACACGTTCACCGTCAACGGGAAGTCGGCGCCGGCGACGTTCCACCCCGAGACGGGGTCGCCCCTCATCGTCGACCCCGGCGACACGGTCCGCATCCACTGGGTGAACGGCGGCTTCCAGGCGCACCCGATGCATCTGCACAACCACCGCTTCCGCGTCGTCGAGAAGGACGGGTCGCCCATCCCCGAAGCGATGCAGATCGAACAGGACGTGGTGAACGTCGCGCCCGCGGAGCGCTACACGATAGAGTTCGAGGCGGACGCCGACCCCGGCATCTACCTCGTCCACTGCCACAAGGTCGACCACGTCCGCAACGGGTCGTCGTACCCCGGCGGGATGCTCACGGCCGTCGTCTACACGCCCGTCATGGACACCGACCTGTTCAAGCGGGTGATGGCGTACGCGGGGTACGAGGCGTAG
- a CDS encoding halocyanin domain-containing protein — protein sequence MTDCTRRDVLAGTGALVGAGLVGGPFLARPVRAAEETDLTEWFAKTDGADAVVDATGESEVAVEVGSPGNGGDFGFSPPVVRVDPGATVTWEWTGAGGSHNVVAEDGSFESAYHSEAGATFSADAPSSGVVPYACVPHSAMGMRGALVVGDAAVTLPGGAGGESGSDAGAGGGDGNAEKPSFDGWLDGTDNYDGVADRRGESEVTVEVGAMGNGGEFAFEPAAIRVDPGTTVVWAWTGTAGAYDVVDEELGYASERVRGTGHEFALAFDGDGLSKYECTTYADRGMRGVVIVGEGPVDTLTPRGVAAVAGATGLLAAVGAAGLRLHLQTSSQYDPNADAGDR from the coding sequence ATGACCGACTGCACGCGGCGGGACGTGCTCGCCGGCACCGGCGCGCTGGTCGGGGCGGGACTCGTCGGCGGACCGTTCCTCGCGCGTCCGGTCCGCGCCGCGGAGGAGACGGACCTGACCGAGTGGTTCGCGAAGACCGACGGCGCCGACGCCGTCGTCGACGCTACCGGCGAGAGCGAAGTCGCGGTAGAAGTGGGCTCGCCCGGCAACGGCGGCGACTTCGGGTTTTCGCCCCCCGTCGTCCGCGTCGACCCCGGCGCGACCGTGACGTGGGAGTGGACGGGGGCGGGCGGCAGCCACAACGTCGTCGCCGAGGACGGGTCCTTCGAGTCGGCGTACCACTCCGAAGCGGGCGCGACGTTCTCGGCGGACGCCCCCTCGTCGGGCGTCGTCCCTTACGCTTGCGTACCCCACTCGGCGATGGGGATGCGGGGAGCCCTCGTCGTCGGCGACGCCGCGGTGACGCTTCCCGGCGGAGCCGGAGGGGAGAGCGGGTCCGATGCCGGCGCTGGCGGCGGAGACGGTAACGCGGAGAAACCGTCGTTCGACGGCTGGTTGGACGGCACGGACAACTACGACGGCGTCGCGGACCGCCGCGGCGAGTCGGAGGTGACCGTCGAAGTCGGCGCGATGGGTAACGGCGGCGAGTTCGCCTTCGAACCCGCGGCGATACGCGTCGACCCGGGCACGACCGTCGTCTGGGCGTGGACGGGGACCGCCGGCGCCTACGACGTGGTTGACGAGGAACTCGGCTACGCGAGCGAACGGGTCCGCGGGACGGGCCACGAGTTCGCCCTCGCGTTCGACGGCGACGGCCTCTCGAAGTACGAGTGCACGACGTACGCCGACCGCGGGATGCGCGGCGTCGTCATCGTCGGCGAGGGGCCGGTGGACACGCTCACGCCGCGGGGCGTCGCCGCCGTCGCCGGCGCGACCGGACTGCTCGCGGCCGTCGGGGCCGCGGGACTCAGACTGCACCTACAGACGTCGTCGCAGTACGACCCGAACGCCGACGCCGGCGACCGCTGA
- a CDS encoding amphi-Trp domain-containing protein produces the protein MSDDPETDSERTVIRSGRDFEQEFRLDAIEAGEFLVALGEQLRDGDELTLSTDEWELPFAFGEPVELEIDFEGVGEPELEIEIELPGRTDEKAPNVD, from the coding sequence ATGAGCGACGACCCCGAGACCGACTCCGAGCGGACCGTCATCCGGTCGGGACGCGACTTTGAACAGGAGTTCCGACTCGACGCCATCGAGGCGGGAGAGTTCCTCGTCGCACTCGGCGAACAACTCCGCGACGGCGACGAACTCACCCTCTCGACCGACGAGTGGGAGCTTCCCTTCGCGTTCGGCGAACCCGTCGAACTGGAGATAGACTTCGAGGGCGTCGGCGAACCGGAGCTCGAAATCGAGATAGAGCTGCCGGGTCGGACCGACGAAAAAGCGCCGAACGTCGACTGA
- a CDS encoding DUF7551 domain-containing protein translates to MVGTTLVEIREHVEALADDEGEFALVCGRTGERPVPVAGRRFESRAVARNAARAAEQYRTALRRYDPQLPFYDLVVCQRVGAPGRPRTDAANGKRTPFDAAGSAPREAAAGDAVRSRRVEFCHGVAAAVFETLSDAGYGAVETAVMDAYFELAECVPDPDDLCLCLLESMATELDGRLSPAEQADVLARAADRLAPDVPTDRAGAAAPAPAEGDETRDGTDASVTATLARLRELGLVGDYSRPSAPPASAASTDGARTVVADVSGYALSARDGRLPVLPVVLELSRRRPDRPPSALRVTETDEGWRVAFAFSATDEPAGLTCARIRPAGESR, encoded by the coding sequence ATGGTCGGAACGACGCTGGTCGAGATACGCGAACACGTCGAAGCGCTGGCGGACGACGAGGGGGAGTTCGCCCTCGTCTGCGGGCGCACCGGCGAGCGGCCGGTTCCGGTCGCGGGCCGGCGTTTCGAGAGCCGCGCCGTCGCGCGGAACGCCGCGCGGGCGGCCGAACAGTACCGCACGGCGCTCCGCCGGTACGACCCGCAACTCCCCTTCTACGACCTCGTCGTCTGCCAGCGCGTCGGCGCACCCGGCCGTCCGCGAACCGACGCCGCGAACGGGAAGCGGACGCCGTTCGACGCCGCGGGTTCCGCCCCGCGGGAAGCGGCCGCGGGCGACGCCGTCCGGTCGCGGCGCGTCGAATTCTGTCACGGCGTCGCGGCGGCGGTGTTCGAGACGCTCTCCGACGCGGGGTACGGCGCCGTCGAGACGGCGGTGATGGACGCTTACTTCGAACTCGCCGAGTGCGTCCCCGACCCCGACGACCTCTGTCTGTGCCTCCTCGAGAGCATGGCGACGGAACTCGACGGACGGCTCTCGCCCGCCGAGCAGGCGGACGTGCTCGCGCGCGCCGCCGACCGACTCGCCCCCGACGTTCCGACCGACCGGGCCGGCGCCGCGGCGCCCGCGCCGGCGGAGGGGGACGAGACACGCGACGGAACCGACGCGTCGGTGACGGCGACGCTCGCCCGCCTCCGCGAGTTGGGCCTCGTCGGCGACTACAGCCGTCCGTCGGCGCCCCCGGCATCCGCGGCGTCGACCGACGGCGCGCGGACCGTGGTGGCGGACGTCTCCGGCTACGCGCTCTCGGCGCGGGACGGCCGACTCCCCGTGCTCCCGGTCGTCCTCGAACTCTCGCGTCGCCGGCCCGACCGCCCGCCGTCGGCGCTCCGCGTGACCGAGACGGACGAGGGCTGGCGGGTCGCGTTCGCGTTCTCCGCGACGGACGAACCGGCGGGGCTGACGTGCGCTCGGATTCGACCGGCGGGTGAGAGCCGATGA
- a CDS encoding L-lactate MFS transporter yields the protein MSRTTADKNRWLIALSAVAIHLSIGSIYAYSIYQIPLNETQGWGTSSVTLAFSIAIFVLGITAAFLGKYVEEYGPRLAGLSAAVLYGLGMVGSGVSVLLGSLPLFLATFGVVGGMGLGLGYISPIGTLVEWFPDRRGMATGLAVMGFGAGALLTGPLGNFLIQSTDVATTFFALGVLYFVLMSLGASYLAKPPEGWLPAGMEDEENAHEKAKSALSGLDNLTAKQARTTPRFWMVWLIVFINVSAGIMLLAFASPMLQQVGGATATTAAFITGYIGIFNGGGRIFWSTLSDYVGRTTTYGAFMVIQIVAFFVMPAITAVWTLAAVMFLVITCYGGGFACLPAYLSDLFGTDEVSAIHGYALTAWGVAGVAGPQLASFVLEATGNYTSALYVMNAALVLGLVTVLVLRWRIGRVQSSNRTSETAASD from the coding sequence ATGTCTCGAACGACGGCGGACAAAAACCGGTGGCTCATCGCCCTCTCGGCGGTGGCGATTCACCTGTCCATCGGGAGTATCTACGCGTACAGTATCTACCAGATACCGCTGAACGAGACGCAGGGGTGGGGGACGTCGAGCGTCACGCTCGCGTTCTCCATCGCCATCTTCGTGCTCGGAATCACGGCCGCCTTCCTCGGCAAGTACGTCGAGGAGTACGGACCGCGGCTGGCCGGGTTGTCCGCGGCCGTCCTGTACGGTCTCGGGATGGTCGGGTCGGGCGTCAGCGTCCTCCTCGGAAGCCTCCCGCTGTTTCTCGCCACGTTCGGCGTCGTCGGCGGGATGGGACTCGGCCTCGGCTACATCTCCCCCATCGGAACGCTCGTCGAGTGGTTCCCCGACCGCCGCGGGATGGCGACGGGCCTCGCGGTCATGGGCTTCGGCGCCGGCGCCCTCCTGACCGGTCCGCTCGGGAACTTCCTTATCCAGAGCACCGACGTCGCGACGACGTTCTTCGCCCTCGGCGTGCTGTACTTCGTTCTGATGTCGCTCGGCGCGAGTTACCTCGCGAAGCCGCCGGAAGGGTGGCTTCCGGCGGGGATGGAGGACGAGGAGAACGCCCACGAGAAGGCCAAGAGCGCGCTGTCGGGACTGGACAACCTCACCGCGAAGCAGGCGCGGACGACGCCGCGCTTCTGGATGGTGTGGCTCATCGTCTTCATCAACGTCTCCGCGGGCATCATGCTGCTCGCGTTCGCCTCGCCCATGCTCCAGCAGGTCGGCGGCGCGACGGCGACGACGGCGGCGTTCATCACCGGCTACATCGGCATCTTCAACGGCGGCGGCCGCATCTTCTGGTCGACGCTCTCCGACTACGTCGGCCGGACGACCACGTACGGGGCGTTCATGGTCATCCAGATAGTCGCCTTCTTCGTGATGCCGGCGATAACGGCCGTCTGGACGCTCGCGGCGGTCATGTTCCTCGTCATCACCTGCTACGGCGGCGGGTTCGCCTGTCTCCCGGCGTACCTCAGCGACCTCTTCGGCACCGACGAGGTCAGCGCCATCCACGGCTACGCCCTCACCGCGTGGGGCGTCGCGGGCGTCGCCGGCCCGCAACTCGCCTCGTTCGTCCTCGAGGCGACGGGCAACTACACGAGCGCGCTGTACGTCATGAACGCGGCCCTCGTCCTCGGACTCGTCACGGTCCTCGTCCTCCGCTGGCGCATCGGACGCGTCCAGTCGTCGAATCGGACGAGCGAGACGGCCGCGAGCGACTGA
- a CDS encoding ABC transporter ATP-binding protein, giving the protein MLELTGLRKSYAGFAFGPTDLSVGSEVLCVLGPSGSGKTTLLSLVAGILSPDAGCVSLDGRRLDGLPPERRGAGIVFQDGALFPHMTARENVAYAADDDARVEELAARFEIRDALDRKPAALSGGERQRVALARTLAADPDALLLDEPLSSLDAPIRNRLRDELRDLFDSLDIPVVYVTHDQRTATALGDRIAVLRDGTVEQVGTPADVLDRPKSEFVARFTGTDNLFDATVVGGANGRTGDPSDGVTLRVGDLRLRAAVPADAPVAGDVTACVRPSRVRLRSPSGAPPDEAHPGDENVLRGTVRRWLNEGDGYRVVVDVRGAPASLTARATPHRFEQAEIRDGAGVAAVVPAAAIHLIR; this is encoded by the coding sequence ATGCTGGAACTGACCGGACTGCGGAAGTCCTACGCCGGGTTCGCGTTCGGACCGACGGACCTCTCCGTCGGCTCCGAGGTGCTCTGCGTGCTCGGCCCGTCCGGGAGCGGGAAGACGACGCTCCTCTCCCTCGTCGCCGGCATCCTCTCGCCCGACGCGGGGTGCGTCTCGCTCGACGGCAGGCGACTCGACGGCCTGCCGCCTGAGCGGCGCGGCGCGGGAATCGTATTTCAGGACGGCGCGCTGTTCCCCCACATGACCGCCCGCGAGAACGTCGCCTACGCGGCGGACGACGACGCCCGCGTCGAGGAACTTGCGGCCCGCTTCGAGATACGCGACGCGCTGGACCGCAAGCCGGCGGCGCTCTCGGGCGGGGAGCGACAGCGCGTCGCCCTCGCTCGCACCCTCGCCGCCGACCCGGACGCCCTCCTCTTGGACGAACCGCTGTCGAGCCTCGACGCCCCCATCCGCAACCGCCTCCGCGACGAACTCCGCGACCTGTTCGACTCGCTCGACATCCCCGTCGTCTACGTCACGCACGACCAGCGCACGGCGACGGCGCTCGGCGACCGAATCGCTGTCCTCCGCGACGGGACCGTCGAGCAGGTGGGGACGCCCGCGGACGTGCTCGACCGCCCGAAGAGCGAGTTCGTCGCCCGGTTCACCGGCACCGACAACCTGTTCGACGCGACGGTGGTCGGGGGCGCGAACGGCCGGACGGGCGACCCGAGCGACGGGGTCACACTCCGCGTCGGCGACCTCCGACTGCGAGCGGCGGTCCCGGCCGACGCGCCGGTCGCCGGCGACGTCACGGCGTGCGTCCGCCCGTCGCGGGTCCGACTTCGGTCACCGTCCGGGGCTCCCCCCGACGAGGCCCACCCCGGCGACGAGAACGTCCTCCGGGGGACCGTCCGCCGATGGCTGAACGAGGGCGACGGCTACCGGGTCGTCGTCGACGTCCGCGGCGCCCCCGCCTCGCTGACGGCGCGGGCGACGCCGCACCGCTTCGAGCAGGCGGAAATACGAGACGGCGCCGGCGTGGCGGCCGTCGTTCCGGCGGCGGCGATTCACTTGATTCGGTAA
- a CDS encoding ABC transporter permease produces MFPTPSRTDAAGRFDWLSATLLLGAVLLCYYLVPLLSLFVAQSPATVLRRLSDPVVVSAATTSLAASTVSAAVATVFGLPLAYWLARAEGRAATLVTAVVVLPLVLPPIVSGMVLLTVVGPGTVLGSLGASVGVPLTRSLAGVVLAQTFVASPFVVVTAKSAFEGVDRSLEHASRSLGKSRLSTVRRVTLPMAWPGVVAGITLAFARSMGEFGATIMLAYYPRTMPVQIWVSFSTLGLENAFPVAVVLLGVAVATLVALNALGTNPLE; encoded by the coding sequence ATGTTCCCGACGCCGTCGCGGACTGACGCCGCCGGCCGGTTCGACTGGCTGTCAGCGACGCTCCTCCTCGGCGCGGTGCTCTTGTGCTACTACCTCGTCCCCCTGCTCTCGCTCTTCGTCGCCCAGTCGCCCGCGACGGTCCTCCGCCGCCTGTCCGACCCCGTCGTCGTCTCCGCGGCGACCACGTCTCTCGCCGCCTCGACGGTCAGCGCGGCCGTCGCCACCGTCTTCGGCCTCCCCCTCGCCTACTGGCTGGCGCGGGCCGAGGGGCGCGCCGCGACGCTCGTCACCGCCGTGGTGGTTCTCCCCCTCGTCCTCCCGCCCATCGTCAGCGGCATGGTGCTTCTCACCGTCGTCGGCCCCGGCACCGTCCTCGGAAGCCTCGGCGCGTCCGTCGGCGTTCCGCTCACCCGCTCGCTCGCCGGCGTCGTGCTGGCGCAGACGTTCGTGGCCTCGCCGTTCGTCGTCGTCACGGCGAAGTCGGCGTTCGAGGGGGTCGACCGGAGCCTCGAACACGCCTCGCGGTCGCTCGGAAAGAGTCGCCTGTCGACCGTTCGGCGCGTGACGCTCCCGATGGCCTGGCCGGGCGTCGTCGCGGGAATCACGCTCGCGTTCGCCCGCTCGATGGGCGAGTTCGGCGCCACCATCATGCTCGCGTACTACCCGCGGACGATGCCGGTCCAGATATGGGTCTCCTTCTCGACGCTCGGTCTGGAGAACGCCTTCCCCGTCGCCGTCGTCCTCCTCGGCGTCGCCGTCGCCACGCTCGTCGCGCTGAACGCCCTCGGCACCAATCCATTGGAGTGA
- a CDS encoding extracellular solute-binding protein, protein MPDADSSVRRRSVLAGAAAAMGGLAGCARVLGHAGDGAGGAESGDATVGGTGDGGSATVSMLAAGSLNNALEHGLKPAVDANLEVEAHGSARVARLVAEGQKDPDLVSVADVALFDSPLRPEWYAEFATNSLVVAYNADTEGGRRVADAGADGWYRPLLSEEVSLGRTDPDLDPLGYRTLFALELATDHYGTEADLRAAIPERRQIYPETQLVSQFETGAIDAAFTYRNMAVERGYDYVELPPEIDLSDPDRTEAYAAADYELPSGKVVEGGLISYGSTLRRPSPAARAVFDAHVAGDYLADFGFVIPDEYPRYTGDVPDAVAD, encoded by the coding sequence ATGCCTGACGCTGACTCGTCGGTCCGTCGCCGGTCCGTCCTCGCCGGCGCGGCGGCGGCGATGGGCGGCCTCGCCGGGTGTGCCCGCGTTCTCGGCCACGCCGGCGACGGCGCGGGCGGCGCCGAAAGCGGGGACGCGACGGTCGGCGGAACGGGCGACGGCGGGTCGGCGACGGTGTCGATGCTCGCGGCCGGGAGTCTGAACAACGCCCTCGAACACGGGCTCAAACCCGCCGTCGACGCGAATCTGGAGGTGGAGGCGCACGGCTCCGCCCGCGTCGCCCGCCTCGTCGCCGAGGGGCAGAAGGACCCCGACCTCGTCTCCGTCGCGGACGTGGCGCTGTTCGACTCGCCGCTTCGCCCCGAGTGGTACGCCGAGTTCGCCACGAACTCCCTCGTCGTCGCCTACAACGCCGACACCGAGGGGGGCCGGCGCGTCGCGGACGCCGGCGCCGACGGCTGGTACCGGCCGCTTCTCTCCGAGGAGGTATCGCTCGGCCGGACCGACCCGGACCTCGACCCCCTCGGCTACCGGACGCTGTTCGCCCTCGAACTCGCCACCGACCACTACGGCACGGAGGCGGACCTCCGCGCGGCGATACCCGAGAGGAGACAGATATACCCGGAGACGCAACTCGTCAGCCAGTTCGAGACGGGGGCGATAGACGCCGCGTTCACCTACCGGAACATGGCCGTCGAGCGCGGGTACGACTACGTCGAACTCCCGCCCGAAATCGACCTGAGCGACCCCGACCGCACGGAGGCGTACGCGGCGGCCGACTACGAACTGCCGAGCGGCAAGGTGGTCGAAGGCGGCCTCATCAGCTACGGGTCGACGCTCCGGCGACCCTCGCCGGCGGCCCGCGCGGTGTTCGACGCGCACGTCGCCGGCGACTACTTGGCCGATTTCGGGTTCGTTATCCCCGACGAGTACCCGCGGTACACCGGAGATGTTCCCGACGCCGTCGCGGACTGA
- a CDS encoding Tfx family DNA-binding protein: MVATEATILTDRQREVLELREKGYTQKEVAERLGTTDANVSAVERAAETNVEKARRTLELVRTLRAPVRFTVPSGTSFDALVDEVYARGDDAGVKVAYCRPELYAHLYGMLEGHSSQNHLDTAVEMGLTESGEAKVFTAAP; encoded by the coding sequence ATGGTGGCGACCGAGGCGACGATACTGACCGACCGCCAGCGAGAGGTGCTCGAACTCCGCGAGAAAGGGTACACGCAGAAGGAGGTGGCCGAGCGGTTGGGGACGACGGACGCGAACGTGAGCGCCGTCGAACGCGCCGCGGAGACGAACGTCGAGAAGGCGCGCCGGACGCTCGAACTCGTGCGGACGCTCCGCGCGCCCGTGCGCTTCACCGTCCCGTCGGGGACGTCGTTCGACGCCCTCGTGGACGAGGTGTACGCCCGCGGTGACGACGCCGGCGTCAAGGTGGCCTACTGCCGCCCGGAACTGTACGCGCACCTGTACGGGATGCTCGAAGGGCACTCCAGTCAGAACCACCTCGACACCGCCGTCGAGATGGGCCTCACCGAGAGCGGCGAGGCGAAGGTGTTCACGGCCGCCCCCTGA
- a CDS encoding XdhC family protein, with product MSTTDWSLPETDVFDQIRAALDDDADAVLSTVIDVEGSAYRRPGAKMILRPDGSGAGSITAGCLEDEVRALAADVLSDGDPRVETWDLTGEDDVWGLGVGCNGVITVLLEPLDDSYRPVVEARLGGDPIGVATAVGGESAGLEPGARAYYDGEGFSDAADGALSDPDVLAELEPAMATLYEGGKAETVTAETDGGTVEVFLEGVRPPPELVVFGSGPDVAPVVELAKLVDFRVTVVSFRGGKAGGERFPRADEVVSASPADVGEMREWDGDTYAVVMTHNFLDDRIALEALLETPVPYVGLMGPHDRFEEMREDLAADGRTLTEAERERIYTPIGLSLGGDSPYQIGYSIVAELLAVANDRTPQHLSRRAGPIHDRVDVDADGRTD from the coding sequence ATGAGCACGACCGACTGGAGCCTCCCGGAGACCGACGTTTTCGACCAGATACGCGCAGCGCTCGACGACGACGCGGACGCCGTTCTGTCGACCGTCATCGACGTCGAGGGGAGCGCCTACCGCAGACCGGGCGCGAAGATGATACTCAGACCCGACGGTAGCGGCGCGGGCAGCATCACCGCGGGCTGTCTGGAGGACGAGGTGCGCGCCCTCGCGGCGGACGTGCTGTCCGACGGCGACCCGCGCGTGGAGACGTGGGACCTCACCGGCGAGGACGACGTGTGGGGCCTCGGCGTCGGCTGCAACGGCGTGATAACCGTCCTGTTGGAACCGCTCGACGACTCCTATCGCCCCGTGGTCGAGGCCCGACTCGGCGGGGACCCAATCGGCGTCGCCACCGCCGTCGGCGGCGAGAGCGCGGGCCTCGAACCCGGCGCCCGCGCGTACTACGACGGGGAGGGCTTCTCGGACGCCGCCGACGGCGCCCTCTCGGACCCGGACGTCCTCGCCGAACTCGAACCCGCGATGGCGACGCTGTACGAGGGCGGCAAGGCCGAGACGGTCACCGCCGAGACGGACGGCGGGACCGTCGAGGTGTTTCTGGAGGGCGTCCGCCCGCCGCCGGAACTCGTCGTCTTCGGCTCCGGACCGGACGTCGCGCCCGTCGTGGAGTTGGCGAAACTCGTCGACTTCCGCGTGACCGTCGTCTCGTTCCGCGGCGGGAAGGCGGGCGGAGAGCGGTTCCCCCGCGCCGACGAGGTGGTCTCCGCCTCGCCGGCCGACGTGGGCGAGATGCGCGAGTGGGACGGGGACACCTACGCCGTCGTGATGACGCACAACTTCCTCGACGACCGCATCGCGCTCGAAGCGCTGTTGGAGACGCCCGTGCCCTACGTCGGCCTGATGGGTCCGCACGACCGCTTCGAGGAGATGCGCGAGGACCTGGCCGCGGACGGCCGGACGCTCACCGAGGCCGAACGCGAGCGAATCTACACGCCCATCGGGCTGAGCCTCGGCGGCGACTCGCCGTACCAGATCGGCTACAGCATCGTCGCCGAACTGCTGGCCGTCGCGAACGACCGGACGCCCCAGCATCTCAGTCGGCGCGCCGGTCCCATCCACGACCGAGTCGACGTGGACGCAGACGGAAGGACGGACTGA
- a CDS encoding VWA domain-containing protein, with translation MTRPDGGPDIDAAGADGNGRLEDAVADHLRVELVRFVRALRRAGASVPANAATTAGRSLTVVGLGDRDRVRSALRAGLLADRADFEAFDRLFEEFWRRLAAGPDDGASPLDDVDGALAPFADSADEAGESDDAADGDDGGGADDSARSLTESFAAAVTDESSDDGDGDENEEAAARYSPAGAAEAVAGGFPLGSTDLDDAFADLTRALADVQGRRFGPGDDHPNVRRALRTSVAAGGAVLSMPRRERRRTAVRALLLVDVSRSVLDAVDRGFLVEFLRRARAAWGDNRVFFFDEDLREVTDAVDAPTAAEATDALDAAEARWGGGTRIGDSLSRLRETAPEAVDRNTVVFVVSDGLEMGDVAGLERELSWLRRRADRLLWLNPLATAAAYEPTARGMAAALPFVDGLFAFAGPDDVREMARQLRRQGAGGRVGYEFDPRRTETQRRTTESPAHTTNDP, from the coding sequence GTGACCCGACCCGACGGCGGCCCCGACATCGACGCCGCCGGCGCGGACGGGAACGGTCGACTCGAAGACGCGGTGGCCGACCACCTCCGCGTCGAACTCGTCCGGTTCGTCAGGGCGCTTCGGCGCGCGGGGGCGTCCGTCCCGGCGAACGCGGCGACGACGGCGGGTCGCTCGCTGACCGTCGTCGGCCTCGGGGACCGCGACCGGGTCCGCTCGGCGCTCCGGGCGGGCCTCCTCGCCGACCGCGCGGACTTCGAGGCGTTCGACCGTCTGTTCGAGGAGTTCTGGCGGCGACTCGCCGCCGGCCCCGACGACGGGGCCTCGCCGCTCGACGACGTGGACGGGGCGCTCGCGCCGTTCGCCGACTCGGCCGACGAGGCGGGTGAATCCGACGACGCCGCGGACGGCGACGACGGCGGCGGCGCGGACGACTCCGCGCGCTCGCTGACCGAGTCGTTCGCCGCGGCGGTCACCGACGAGAGTTCCGACGACGGCGACGGGGACGAGAACGAGGAGGCGGCGGCGCGGTACAGTCCCGCCGGCGCGGCCGAGGCCGTCGCCGGCGGCTTCCCCCTCGGCTCGACCGACCTCGACGACGCGTTCGCCGACCTGACGCGCGCGCTGGCCGACGTGCAGGGGCGCCGGTTCGGCCCCGGCGACGACCACCCGAACGTCCGTCGCGCGCTCAGAACCAGCGTCGCCGCCGGCGGCGCCGTCCTCTCGATGCCGCGGCGGGAGCGACGCCGGACGGCGGTCAGGGCGCTGCTTCTGGTCGACGTGAGCCGGTCGGTGCTGGACGCCGTCGACCGGGGGTTCCTCGTCGAGTTCCTCCGCCGCGCCCGCGCGGCGTGGGGCGACAACCGGGTGTTCTTCTTCGACGAGGACCTCCGCGAGGTGACCGACGCGGTGGACGCCCCCACCGCCGCGGAAGCGACGGACGCCCTCGACGCGGCGGAGGCGAGGTGGGGCGGCGGCACGCGCATCGGCGACTCGCTCTCGCGCCTGCGCGAGACGGCCCCGGAGGCCGTCGACCGCAACACCGTCGTCTTCGTCGTCAGCGACGGCCTGGAGATGGGCGACGTGGCGGGCCTCGAACGCGAACTGTCGTGGCTGCGCCGCCGCGCCGACCGGCTGCTGTGGCTGAACCCGCTGGCGACGGCGGCGGCGTACGAACCGACCGCGCGGGGGATGGCCGCCGCCCTCCCGTTCGTCGACGGCCTGTTCGCGTTCGCCGGCCCGGACGACGTGCGCGAGATGGCGCGGCAACTGCGCCGGCAGGGCGCGGGCGGCCGCGTCGGCTACGAGTTCGACCCGAGACGGACGGAGACGCAGCGGCGGACGACCGAATCACCGGCACACACCACGAACGACCCATGA